The genomic interval GCGGCAGCGAGTCGTCCTCGACGCCGAGGCGGCGCGGGCTGATGCCTCGGGTCCGCAGGACTTCCTGGATAGCGAAGATGTAGTTGTCGCGGCGCCAGTCCGTGTAGACCAGGTTGTCGCCGTAGCTGCGGCGCCAGGGCATGCCGGCGTCGATGTTGGCGGTTACGGTGACGGTTTCATCCTTGGTGACCACCATGCCGTAGGAGCGGCCGAACGTGGTGAACAGGAAATCGGAGTAGTACTTGATGGAGTGGTAGCTGGTGAGGACGACGGCGTCCAGGTCCTTCTCGGCCATGATCCGGCGAAGACCGGCAATGCGCCGCTCGAATTCGGCATCGGAGAAGGTCAGGGAGACCTTCTGGCCGTTGTTGAGGACCTTCAGTCGCTCCAGTTCGGCGACGGACGTGGCGTTTTCAGATGCTGTGGTGGTCATTGAAGTGATGCCTTTCTTTGGTGCGGTTTGCTTGAAGGGAGAAGTGGTTGGAAGGGGTTCGGCTATTCGCGGCGCAGCGGTTCTTTGCAGGTTTCCCTGGACAGTGAAACGGCGATCAGCGAGATGACTGCCGCAGCGACGAGGTACCAGGCCGGAGCCAGATCGCTTGCGGTGGCCGCGATCAGGAGCGTGGCCATGAACGGGGCGGTACCGCCGAACAGGGCGTTGGAGAGGTTGAAGCTGACCGCGAAGCCGCTGTAGCGGACGCGGGTGGGGAACATTTCGGCCAGGAAGCTGGGAAGTGTTCCGTCATTGAGGGTGAGCATCGCTCCCAGCAGGATCTGCATGAGGACGATGACCAGGAAATTCCCGGTTCCCAGCAGTGCGAATGCGGGCACGGTCAGCACAATAAAGGCGACGGATGCACTGATCAGCACCTTCTTGCGTCCGTAACGGTCCGAAAGCATCCCGGTCAGGAAGATAAAGCCGATGTACGTGACCAGCGCGATGGTCGTCGCAAGGAACGATTCGGTTTCGCCAAGGCCCAGTTCCGAGGACAAATAGGTGGGCATGTAGCTGAGGATGACGTAGAACCCGACGGCGTTGAGCAGCACCGCTCCGACGGCCTGCAGCAGCTGCCGCCAGTGGTTCCGCAACAGGCTGGATACGGGTGCCTTGATTGCCTCGTCCTCCGCTGCCAGCTCGCGGAACACCGGGGTGTCTTCGAGCTTGGTCCGGATGTAGCGGCCGATCAGTCCCATCGGGGCTGCGAGCAGGAACGGCAGCCGCCAACCCCAGCTTTGCATGGCATCGGAACTCAGAAGGACTGTCAACAGGCCTGCGATCAGGGAGCCGAGGAGCAAGCCGGCCGCGGTACTGGCGGGAACAACCGCGGCGTATAGGCCACGCTTGTTGGCCGGAGCGTACTCGACCAGGAAGGCCGACGCTCCAGCGTATTCACCAGAGGCGGAGAAGCCCTGCACTACCCGGATGACCAGAAGCAGGATGGGAGCCCAGATACCGATCGTGGCATAGCCCGGAATGAGTGCAATGCAGAAGGTTGCTCCTGACATGATCAAGATCGAGAGGGACAGCGCTGTGCGCCGGCCCACCCTGTCACCGATGTGGCCCCAGACGAACCCGCCGAGCGGGCGTACCAGGAATGAAATCGCAAACAGGGCGAAGGTCAGCAGAAGTCCGGTCTGGGGATCTGATTCAGGGAAAAAGACTGTGGCAATCGTGACGGCCAGATAGCCGTAGACGGCGTAGTCGAACCATTCAACGAAGTTGCCGATGAAGCTGGCCGCAATGACTCTGCGGCGCGTTTCTTTGCTGACCACGTTGTCAGCGGGTTCAAAATTCTGGCCGTTCATGGTGCTGCGGCCGGACGGGTGGCCGTCAGGTACATCATGCGGTTGCGGGCCACGGCCTCCCGCACGAGCGGGAGAGGAAGTTTCGTTACTCATGAATCCACCAAGTTTGTTTGGGGTTGCAATCAGCGCAACGCTGTTGCAACAGACTAAGCGTGATCAGCAACACAGTCAATGGTTATTTTGTTGCTCGGCACATGGCTCCTCGCCGGGACAGCATCGGGCTTCCCGGCGGCGCGCAGCCAGAGAAGACAAGGCATCAGTTGCGTAGGATGAAATCATGTTGCGACAATGGCGTACATCCACACCGTCGCTCGGACAGCTGTTCCAGCAACCAGCGGCTGGGGGCCCGGAGCTGCGGCGTGAGAACCTTTTGAACCCGACGGGTCGACTGGATTGCCCGGAGCGCCGTCGCCCAGGAGTCCCTGGACTCAGGAAAGGAACGCCAGCTAATGGTTCACAGAGTCAAGGCGGTCATCGCCAAGCAAAAGAATGCCCCGGTATCGGTGGAGACCATCCTGGTCCGGGACCCCGGTCCGGGGGGAGGCACTGGTGGACATCCTCACCTGCGGGGTCTGCCACACGGACCTGCACTACAGGCAGGGCGGCATCACTGACGATTTCCCCATCCTGCTGGGCCATGAGGCCACAAGGGTGGTCAGCGCTATCGGTCCTTCGGCGAGGACCACGGCGTGGACTGGAAGGCCATGGCCGCGGGATACCCGCTCGCTCAAGACGGACATCGGCCGCGGCCGCTTCACCGTCAGCCCGCTCGAATACCTCACCCCGCCGGACGGACACCTGGTCCTCCAGACCATCCGCAGCCACGACCAGTACAACACCACCTTCTATGGCCACGACCGGCAGGCCGACAAATTCCGCCTGGTGGCCTACCCCACGGCGAAGGGCTGCGCCGCCGCGTACTTCCCCGAAGCCAACGCCCTGGTCCACCAGGAAAACGTGGCCCGCGAATCCAATTCCCCCGGCTTCAAGGCAATGTTCGTCCGATTTGAGCCGCACGGCCCACTCGCAACGGACGAGGAATCGGCCCTGGCGGGCACTCACGCCTGACGCTTCTTCGGAAACCCCGACGGCGGCGCACCGGTCAGTCCGGTGTGCCGCCGTCGCCGTTTCCACCGCGGCGGGCAAACACTTTCTCAAACTGGCTATATTTTTCCAGTCCAGTTCGCCGCTACCGTGGGGCGCATGCACATACCCCTGATCCAGATCGACGCCTTCGCCACCAAGCCTTTTGAAGTCAATCCAGCAGCCGTGATGCCTTTGGAGGGCTGGCTGGGTAACCGTGTGCTCCAACAGTTGGCCGAGGAGAACAACCTCTCCGAGACGGCCTTTCTCGTTGCCGCGATCCCGGACGAGGCCACGCCCTTCGACTCCTCGCAGCCCGCCTACCACCTCCGCTGGTTCACGCCGGCCATTGAAGTGGACCTCTGCGGGCACGCGACCCTGGCCACGGCGTCGTACCTCTTCACGGACGTTCACCCTGACGCCAAACGGCTGCAATTTTGGAGCCGCAGCGGCTGGCTGTTTGTGGAGCGCGACGGTGACGGCTTCATCCTGGACTTCCCGTCCGAGATGCCCGAACCGGTGGCCGTCGACCCCTCGGTCACCGAAGCCCTCGGCGTTCCGGCACTCGAGGCTTTCCTGGCAACCGACCTCATCCATGTCGTCAAGGACGCCGAGACCGTGCGCAACCTGACCCCCGACTTTGGGGCGCTTGCGAAGCTGCCGGTGCGGGGCGTCGTCGTCACCGCTGCGGGTGATGGAACCGGCCACGACTTCGTCTCACGGTTCTTCGGTGCCCGGGCCGGCATTGGCGAGGACCCGGTGACCGGCTCGGCGCACTCCCAGCTGGCACCGCTCTGGGCTGGCAGGCGCCCGCCAGCTCTCGGCACGCGGCGGGACCGTGCTCTGCCGTGTGGAAGGGGAGCGCACCCTGCTCTCCGGCACGTGCGTGCGGTACCTCGAAGGTATTGTGCACCTGGCCGGCTAGGTCCTGGCCAGCTAGGTTCGATCCGCGCGCCGGTGGGTGAGCCTGTCCAAACCCCGCCCGACACGTGGGCTCCCGCCTTCCTCCCGGGACGCCACAATAACGGATGCCACAGTCTCGAGCCGTGGGTGAAGTTCGTCGCCGTCTTCCACCACGCCTGTCTGCCACCACAGCTTCAGCCCCTCCGGGACAACCTCCAGACTGGCCAGGTTGTTGGTGAACCAGGGCCCCTCGAGGCGTTTCCAGCGGAACGGCGGATTCGGCACACGCGCCGAGCGGGCCACCAGGGCACCTACCGGTGAAGCCAGGCCATAGGCCATGACGGCCCCGAAGTATCTCATCAGCCGGGGAAGGGGGTTGCGGATCGGGGAACAGACTGCCTGGATGATCCGGCTGCCGGAGGAGCGTTCCACCTCGGCGACGTAAGAAAAATGGACGTCCCCGGACAGGAATGTCACGGTCTCGGGTGACGGGCCACGCTTGCCATCGGCGACCTCGGCCGCCATGGCAGCCACGTCCTGAAAGCTTTTTTGGAAGGCGCCCCAGTGTTCCAGGTCCACCGCCTGGCGCAGCTTCTCGCCAGCCCGGGCGGCGCGCTTCCCCCACGCGCCCTCCGAAACGGCCTCATTCCACGACTCAACGTGGTGCAGGCCCATCGGCAGCAGGAAAGGCAGGGATGTGGCCACGAGCAGGTGCCGGAATCCGCCTCGCATCCGGCCGTCAAGCCAGGCCATTTCGTCGTCGTCAAGCAGGGCGCGGGCTTCCGGGTCCAGATTCCTGGCCGCGCGGGAGTCAACCACTATCAGCCGTGTGTCGCCGAAATCCCGGCAGTAACTCCACCGGTAGGATTCCGGGTCCCGGTCTGCGCGTTCCGCGAAGCCGTCCAGTTCAGCACTGACGTCGAGTTCGGCCCCGCCCTGGTGCCCGGCGATCCGCTGCCAGATGGCATCGTCCCGCCGCTCCTGTGGCGAGAGGTTGCCCAGATGCTGGTACACCCAGTAGGAGGCAAGCCCCGAGACAATCCGCCCGTGCCACCACGTGGTGGCTTCCATCTCCCTTTTCCAGCTCAGCGAGGCGTTCCAGTCGTCGCGGATGTCGTGGTCGTCGAAGATCATCGCGCTGGGCAGGGTGGACAACAGCCACCTGTTCGCCGGGTCGGACCAGGCGAGATTGTAGAGGTGCGCATATTCTTCGTAGTCTTTGAGCTCCTCGCCGGGCGGTTCGTCGATGTCGCGGCGGGCGCGGATGAATTGCTGCATCTGTTCGCTGGTCAGGTCGGCGTAGACCTGGTCGCCCAGGAAGGCCACCAGGTCCGGCCACGGCAAGTCACCGCCTGAGGCCATCGCCAGGGCGTAGGCGCGGAGCGAGTCGACGCCGTGCGTCCGGTTGCCGGACTCGTCGTGCGGGACGCTGGTGCGGCAGTAGCCGTAGGCCAGGCGCAGCGGCTTGCCGGGCTTCAGCGTCGCGATCACCGACGGCGGAAACCCGGTGGCCGGATCCGGCCAGACGTGTTCGCCGTCGATTTCCAAGGTGTAGGGAAGCACCGTTCCGGGCTCCAGTCCGTCCGCCTCCACCAGTGCGTAATGGTGGCCGTGCACCGCGAAAGTACGCGCCGCCCAGTCCCTGCCGCCGGCCCGGACGGTGACGCGGGACTCGCTCCGGGTCTCCACCCAGATGCTCGCCGAGGTCTCATCCACATACCGCATCATGGGACCAAGCACCAGGGAAGTCGTCATCACTCAGTTGTACCCGTTCCGGCCCGCGGCGACCATGGGTACGGCCAAAGAGGCGAGGAAACACCTCCCAAGGCACTGCGGCCTAGGCCCGGACCTGAAATCCACTCCGCTTGTCGAAAAGCCGTCGCCTGTCGTTTCCGGCTGCGGCAATCCAGAGCACGGAGTCGTCTGCTGAGGCCTGGTCAACAACGCCCGTCACAATGTATTCGTCCATGCACCAGACCTCAACCGTATGGCCCGTGAGGCGTGCCCAGTCTGTGCGCAACCCACGTCCGCTGGCAGCCTTTTCCAGTTGGTTTCCCGTCACAGCCGCCCCTTTTTACCAACCGCGCTCGGCGAGGCGGTGGGGCTGCGGGATCTCGTCCACGTTGATGCCCACCATGGCTTCGCCGAGGCCACGGGAGACCTGGGCGATGACGTCGGGGTCGTCGTAATAGGCAGTAGCCCTGACGACGGCGGCGGCACGCTGGGCCGGATTGCCGGCCTTGAAGATGCCGGAACCGACAAACACCCCCTCGGCGCCGAGCTGCATCATCATCGCAGCGTCGGCCGGGGTGGCGATGCCGCCCGCGGTGAACAGCACCACGGGGAGCTTGCCGGCGGCGGCGACTTCCTTGACCAGTTCGAGCGGGGCCTGCAGTTCCTTGGCCGCGACGTACAGCTCGTCCTCGGGCAGCGCCGCAAGCTTGGCGATCTCGGCGCGGATCTGGCGCATGTGCCCGGTGGCGTTGGAGACGTCGCCGGTGCCGGCCTCGCCCTTGGACCGGATCATGGCCGCACCCTCGTTGATGCGGCGCAGCGCCTCACCCAGGTTCGTGGCGCCACAGACGAAGGGAACCTTGAAGTTCCACTTGTCGATGTGGTGGACGTAGTCGGCCGGGGTCAGGACCTCGGACTCGTCAATGTAGTCCACGCCCAACGACTGCAGGACCTGGGCCTCCACGAAGTGGCCGATCCGGGCCTTGGCCATGACCGGGACGGACACGGCTGCGATGATCGCCTCGATCATGTCCGGGTCCGACATGCGGGACACGCCGCCCTGGGCACGGATATCAGCCGGAACGCGTTCCAGCGCCATCACTGCAACGGCACCGGCGTCCTCGGCGATGCGGGCCTGTTCGACGTTGACGACGTCCATGATGACGCCGCCCTTGAGCATCTCAGCCATACCGCGCTTGACGCGGCTGCTGCCCGTAACAGCGACATGTTCGTAGGGGAGTCGTTTCAGGGTCACTTCTTGCTCCAAGGGGACGGGGCGCCTGCGAAGCCAGGCATTCGAGTTAAGGGACTGGCCCCGGGTGTATGTGCACACCCGGGGCCAGAGGGGTTTCACCGAGTCAGCATTCGATGACGTTTACCGCGAGGCCACCCCGGGACGTCTCCTTATATTTGCTTTTCATGTCGGCGCCGGTTTCCCGCATGGTCTTGATCGCTTTATCCAGGGACACTTTGTGGCTGCCGTCCCCGTGGAGGGACAGCCGCGCGGCGTTGATGGCTTTGACGCTGGCGATGGCGTTGCGTTCGATGCAGGGAATCTGCACCAGGCCGCCCACGGGGTCGCAGGTCAGGCCGAGGTTGTGTTCGATCCCTACTTCGGCGGCATTCTCCACCTGCTCGGGCGTTCCTCCGAGGACCTCGCATAGGCCCGCGGCCGCCATGGAGCAGGCCGAGCCCACCTCCCCCTGGCACCCAACCTCCGCACCGGAGATGGAAGCGTTGATCTTGAACAGAATTCCGACTGCGGCCGCGGCCAGCAGGAAACGAACCACACCGTCGTCATTGGCGCCGGGCACGAACTTCACGTAGTAGTGCAGCACGGCGGGCACGATTCCCGCCGCGCCGTTGGTGGGGGCGGTGACAATGCGACCGCCCGCGGCGTTTTCCTCGTTGACCGCCAGGGCGAAGAGGTTCACCCACTCCATGGCCCGCAGGGGATCGGTGACGCCGGTGTCTGCGGTCAGGGTCTGGAACAACGACGGCGCCCGTCGTCTGACGTTAAGGCCGCCTGGAAGAATCCCCTCAGCGGCGCAGCCGTTGTCCACGCATTCGCGCATGACTGCCCAGAGTGCCAGCAGTTTTTCCCGGAGTTCCGCTTCGCTGCGCCATGTGAGTTCGTTGGCGAGCATAACGTCGGAAATGGACATGCCCTCGCGCTTGCAGATCTCCAGGAGTTCGTCGGCGGTGCTGAAGGGGTACGGGAGGACGGTGGAGTCCGCCACCACCCTGTCTTCGGCGCCGGCATCGCCGTCCACTACAAAGCCGCCGCCGATCGAGTAGAAGCTCCGTTCGCTCAGCACCGCCCCGGCGTGGTCCAGGGCGCGGAAGGTCATGCCGTTGGGGTGGGCCGGGAGGGACTTGCGCCGGTGCAGCACCACGTCCTCGTCCCAGTTGAAGTCCACGCGGTGGTGGCCACCGACCAGGAGTTCGGCGTCGAGGGCCGCGGCAGCCACCTGGTCGTCCGCCGTGGCGGTGTCCACGGTTTCCGGGTCCAGTCCCTTGAAGCCCAGGACCACGGCCTTGTCCGAGCCGTGGCCCCGCCCGGTGGCACCCAGCGAACCGAACAGCTCAGCCTGGACGCGCCTGGTGGCGCTCAGGTGGCCGTCGCCCTTGAGTCCGTCGGCGAAGAGCTTTGCCGCCCGCATCGGGCCCACCGTGTGCGACGACGAGGGCCCGATACCAACGGAGAAGAGGTCCAGGACGCTGAGTGCCATTTAGGGGACCTCTGGCGAGGCATACTCGCGCATTGCATCGAGGAGCCACCGGCCCAGGAAGTCCGCGAAGGAGGCGCGGGGGAAAAGCCGGAAGCTTTCCTCCCCGGTCTTCTGCAGGACCACCGGGATGTTGCCCACCTCGGTGTTCAGGGCGGTTCCCGGGGTGAAACTGCGCGGGTGCAGGTCAAGGGCGCAGCCTTTTTCCAGGACGGCCCGGGCGCGGGGACCGGACAGTTCAAACGTGGTGCGGTTGGCGGACAGGTCCACCACCTGGCCGGGGGCGTCACCCAGCGCCTCGGTGAGGGACCCGATGAGGTTGCCGCCCAGGGAGTCGTGGGCCTCTTCGGGTGCAACCACCAGGAACTCCGCCGGTCCCAGCCAGAGGACGCTGACGCCGTCGGCGCCGCCCACGTCGCCGCAGCGTGCCGGCAGGCCGCCGGCAACAGAAGCGATCCGCGCCCCTTCCTCGGAGCGGGGGTCCACGCGGATCCCGGCCATGGTCTGGAAGGGGCCCTCGGCCAGGACAACCTTGCCCCGGACGGAGCCTGCCACCAGTGCCGGGGCCAGGTGGGAGGCGGGGCTCCGGCGGATGTCCCGGAGTCCATTGATGCCTTCGAGTGCTGCTGAATTAGCCATCTTTGCGGGTCCCTTCGGGGTCAAAAAGTACGGTTTCTGCGACAACAACATCAACCAGCTGGTCGCCGGCTGCGGCCACCAGGGTCTCGCCGATGCGGTTGCGGCCATTCTTGATCAGTGCCAGCCCAAACGAGCGGCCCAGGGCGGCGCTGTGGTAGCTCGAGGTGACGAAGCCCTCCATGGGGACCGGGCCGTAGGCGGGGCTGGTGCTGATGCCCTTCTCCACGAGCTGGGTGCCTTCGGGCAGCCGGATGGTGCCGTCCACAGGCAGGACGCTGACCAGGTGCTTGCGGTCCTCGCGCCGGGCATCGGCTCGGGCGTAGGAGCGCTTGCCGATGAAGTCCTTGGCCTTGGACACCACCCATTCCATGCCCGCATCCTGCGGGGTGACGGTGCCGTCGGTGTCCTGCCCGACGATCGGGTAGCCCTTTTCGGCGCGGAGCACGTGCATGGTTTCGGTGCCGTAGGGGGTGATGTTGAATTCGGCGCCTGCCGCGGCCACGGCTTCCCAGGTATTAAGCCCGTACCAGGACGGCACGTTGATCTCGTAGGCCAGTTCGCCGGAGAAGGAGATCCGGCAGACCCTGGCCTGCACGCCTGAGGCGAGGGTGGTTTCGCGGAACGTCATGAACGGGAAGGCTTCGGCTTCCAGCCCGCCGTCCTTTGCGAGTTCGGGGGCCACCTTTGCCAGGACCGCGCGGGATTTAGGCCCGACGACGGCAATGGTGCTCCACTGTTCGGTCACCGAGGTGCAGTGCACGTCCAGCTCCGGCCATTCGGTCTGCAGCCATTCCTCCAGCCAGTCCAGCACCTTCGCGGCGCCGCCGGTGGTGGTGGTCATGAAGTAACGGTCATCGTCCAGGCGCAGGGTCACGCCGTCGTCGAAGATCATGCCGTCCGCCATGCACATCACGCCGTAGCGGGCCGAACCCGGGGCGAGCTTTTTGAACGCGTTGGTGTAGATCCGGTTGAGGAACTCACCGGCATCCTTGCCGCGGATTTCGATCTTGCCGAGGGTGGTGGCGTCCATGAACCCGACGGAGTCGCGGACGGCACCGCATTCGCGCAGCACGGCTGCGTCCATGTCTTCCCCGATCTGCGGGTAGTACCAGGGGCGCTTCCACTGCCCCACGTCCTCGAACAGTGCGCCCTGGGCCACGTGCCACGGGTTGATCGACGTGACGCGGGCGGGGTCGAACAGCTCGCCGCGCTGGCGTCCGGCCAGTGCTGCGAATGCCACCGGAGTGAACGGTGCGCGGTACGTGGTGGTGCCAATGTCGCCGATGCCTCGGGACGCGTCGCCGACGCTCCGGAGCGCGGCGGCGATGACGCCGATCGCGTTGACGCCGGAGGTCTTGCCCTGGTCGTTGGCGGTGCTGATGGAGGTGTACCGCTTGATGTGCTCCACAGACCGCATGCCGGCACCGGTGGACCGCAGCACGTCAGCCACTGACTGGTCCCGCTGGAAGTCCACGAAGTGGTGGTGCCAGTCATCCGGGGTGCCGTCCTGGCCCGGTACCAGCCAGAGCTGGCGGGTCGGAGCTGAAGCTTTCGGTTCGCCGAGGACTGACGGTTTGGTTTCCGACGCGAATCCCGCGGCGATGGCCGCGGCGGCGCCGGCGGAAATGCCCTCGGCAAGGACGTCGGCAAGTTCGAAGCTGCCGCGGCCGGAGCCGATGGTCTGCTGGTTCGGAACTGCGGTGCTTGGCACGAAAGCGGCCAGTTCGTCGTCCCAGCGCAGCTTGCCCTGCCGCTGGGAGTGGAGGTGCACCAGCGGGCTCCAGCCGCCGGAGACTGCCAGAAGGTCGCAGGCGATCTCTTCGACGCCGGAGGTGAGCTCGCCGTCGTCGTTGATGCTGCGGACGGTGACTGCGAACAGCCGGCCGTCATCGCCGGCTGCCGTGTTGGCAACGGCACTGCCGATCAGAACCCGGGTGCCGGATTCGACAGCGGCTGCTGCCACCTGGGTGAGGGCAGGGCGGGCGTCGACCACGGCCGCCACCTTGACGCCGGCGGCCCGCAGGTCCGCGGCGAGGGCGTAGGCGCTGTCGTTGGTGGTGCTGATGACCACGCGCTGGCCAGCGGCGACGGCGTAACGGTTGAGGTAGCTGCGGACGGCGGAGGCCAGCATAATGCCGGGGCGGTCGTTGTTCTCGAAGACCAGCGGACGCTCGTGGGCGCCGGGGGCCAGAATCACCTGATTAGCACGCACGTGCCAAATCCGCTGCCGGGAGACGCCGGGCGCTGCCGGGCTGGACAGGTGGTCGGTGCGGTTCTGGACCGCAATAACGTAGTTGGCGTCGTAGGCGCCGAAGGCCGTGGTGCGGTTCAGGACCGTGCTTTCGGCCCCGGAAACCAGTTCGGCTTCCACGTCCGCCACCCACTCCAGGGCCGGATTGCCTTCGATGGTCTCGGCGAGGCCGGAGGCAGTGGACCCGGACAGCAGGGAGCCGCCCAGTTCGGGCTGGTCGTCCATCAGCATCACCCGGGCGCCGGCGCGGACCGCTTCACGGGCCGCGGCCAGGCCGGCAGGGCCACCGCCGATGATCAGGACGTCGGTGTGGACGTACTTCTTGTCGTACTCCGCACGGTCATCTTCCGGGTCCAGCTTGCCCAGGCCGTTCAGCATGCCTGCTGCCAGGCCGTCCACCAGGGTGACGGTGGTGGCGGGAAGCATGGACTCGGCCACGTGGCCCGGGAACCGGGCTTCAACGCGAACCAGTGCGTTGGATTCCTCAACGCCGGCGGACATGATGCCGCGTGCGCGGTCCTCGTACAGCGAGTTTCCGGCGGCGATCCGGCCGTTGGCGAGCAGCGCCGAGGCGAGTGTGTCGCCGGGGTGGCCGGTGAATTCCTCGCCGTCCACGGTGAATCGCCAGGAGATGGTGCGGTCGATGCGTCCGCCGGCTGCGAGGCGGGCGTTCTGGGAAGTCACTTGGTTGCTCCTTCCGGGGCGGTGATGCTGGCAGATGAGGTGCTGGCGGCGATGCTGGTCGTGGCGGTGCTCGGCGCAGCGGTACCGGTGGTGGTGCTGTCAGCCGCGAGGCTGGCCGTGCCGGACTCACGTGCCGGGGCGGCTGCGTCAGGCCGGGGCGCGCCCATGGGGTAGATCGCATGGATCTCGTAGGTGACCGTGTCGCGGAGCATGTTGAACCACTGGCGGCAGCCGGTGCTGTGGAGCCAGCGTTCGGCAAAAGCGCCTTTGGTGTTGTCCCGGTAGAACAGGAACTCGGCCCATTCGCGGTCGTTCAGTTCGTTCGGGTTTTCCGGATAGGCCACGTGGGCCTGCCCGCCGTAGTGGAACTCGGTCTCGTCGCGGGAGCCGCAGTTGGGGCATGAAATGAGGAGCATGTCCGGACTCTCTTCTAGTGGGCCACGGCGGCTGCGCCGTGTTCGTCGATCAGGGCGCCGGTTTCGAACCGCTCCAGCGCAAACGGCTTGTTCAGTTCGTGCGGCGTTCCCGTGGCGATGGTGTGGGCAAAGGTGAGGCCCGCGGCCGGCGTGCCCTTGAAGCCGCCGGTGCCCCAGCCACAGTTCACGAACATGTTGTCCACCGGAGTGGTGCCCACAATCGGGGAGGCGTCCAGCGTCGTATCAACGATGCCGCCCCAGGTCCTGAGTACGTGCGCACGGGCAAAGATCGGGAAGAGCTCGACGGCGGCCGCCATCTGGTGCTCGATCACGTGGAACGAGCCGCGCTGGCCGTAACCGTTGTAGGAGTCCACTCCGGCGCCCATGACCAGTTCGCCCTTGTGGGCCTGGGAGACGTAGACGTGCACGTGGTTGGACATGACCACTGTGGGGTGGACCGGTTCGTGCAGTTCGGAAACCAGCGCCTGCAGCGGGTGGGACTGGATGGGGAGCCGGAAGCCTGCCATTTCGGCCAGGACCGAGCTGTGCCCGGCGGCGCACAGGCCCACCTTTTCGGTGTTGATGGTGCCTCGGTTGGTCTTGACGCCGGTGACCCGGTTACCGTCCTTGATGAACCCGGTGACTTCGCAGTTCTGGATGATGTCCACGCCCAGTTCGTCGCACTTGCGGGCGAAGGCCCAGGCCACGTGGTCATGCTTGGCGATGCCGGCGCGCGGCTGGTAGGTGGCGCCCATGACGGGGTAGCGGATGTTGTCGTTGATGTTCAGGATGGGGCAGAGTTCCTTGACCTGCTGCGGGTCCAGCCACTCGGCGTCCACTCCGTTGAGTTTGTTCGCGCCCACGCGCCGCATGCTTTCACGGACATCACCCAGGGTGTGGGCGAGGTTCATCACGCCGCGCTGGCTGAAGAGGAAGTCGTATTCGAGCTGCTCCGGCAGGACTTCCCAGAGCTTGAGTGCGTGCTCGTAGATGGCCGCGCTCTCGTCCCAGAGGTAGTTGGACCGGATGATGGTGGTGTTCCGGGCCATGTTGCCGCCGGCCAGCCAGCCTTTTTCGAGGACGGCGATGTTTGTCATGCCGTGGTTTTTGGCCAGGAAGTAGGCGGTGGCCAGGCCGTGCCCGCCGCCACCAACAATCACGGCGTCGTACGAGGACTTGGGTTCCGGGTTCCGCCAAAGGAAATCCGGGTGTTCCGGGAGCTGATCGGCCATCATGCCACCTCGTTCACGTCAGAGGAGAGGTTGGGGTAGAGCGGGAACTTTCCGGCCAGGAGTTCAACCCGCTGCCGCAGTTCCGCCACGGTCTCGTCGCTGAACTCGCGCTTGAGTGC from Pseudarthrobacter sp. SSS035 carries:
- a CDS encoding sarcosine oxidase subunit delta, which translates into the protein MLLISCPNCGSRDETEFHYGGQAHVAYPENPNELNDREWAEFLFYRDNTKGAFAERWLHSTGCRQWFNMLRDTVTYEIHAIYPMGAPRPDAAAPARESGTASLAADSTTTGTAAPSTATTSIAASTSSASITAPEGATK
- a CDS encoding sarcosine oxidase subunit beta family protein, with protein sequence MMADQLPEHPDFLWRNPEPKSSYDAVIVGGGGHGLATAYFLAKNHGMTNIAVLEKGWLAGGNMARNTTIIRSNYLWDESAAIYEHALKLWEVLPEQLEYDFLFSQRGVMNLAHTLGDVRESMRRVGANKLNGVDAEWLDPQQVKELCPILNINDNIRYPVMGATYQPRAGIAKHDHVAWAFARKCDELGVDIIQNCEVTGFIKDGNRVTGVKTNRGTINTEKVGLCAAGHSSVLAEMAGFRLPIQSHPLQALVSELHEPVHPTVVMSNHVHVYVSQAHKGELVMGAGVDSYNGYGQRGSFHVIEHQMAAAVELFPIFARAHVLRTWGGIVDTTLDASPIVGTTPVDNMFVNCGWGTGGFKGTPAAGLTFAHTIATGTPHELNKPFALERFETGALIDEHGAAAVAH
- a CDS encoding 2Fe-2S iron-sulfur cluster-binding protein encodes the protein MTSQNARLAAGGRIDRTISWRFTVDGEEFTGHPGDTLASALLANGRIAAGNSLYEDRARGIMSAGVEESNALVRVEARFPGHVAESMLPATTVTLVDGLAAGMLNGLGKLDPEDDRAEYDKKYVHTDVLIIGGGPAGLAAAREAVRAGARVMLMDDQPELGGSLLSGSTASGLAETIEGNPALEWVADVEAELVSGAESTVLNRTTAFGAYDANYVIAVQNRTDHLSSPAAPGVSRQRIWHVRANQVILAPGAHERPLVFENNDRPGIMLASAVRSYLNRYAVAAGQRVVISTTNDSAYALAADLRAAGVKVAAVVDARPALTQVAAAAVESGTRVLIGSAVANTAAGDDGRLFAVTVRSINDDGELTSGVEEIACDLLAVSGGWSPLVHLHSQRQGKLRWDDELAAFVPSTAVPNQQTIGSGRGSFELADVLAEGISAGAAAAIAAGFASETKPSVLGEPKASAPTRQLWLVPGQDGTPDDWHHHFVDFQRDQSVADVLRSTGAGMRSVEHIKRYTSISTANDQGKTSGVNAIGVIAAALRSVGDASRGIGDIGTTTYRAPFTPVAFAALAGRQRGELFDPARVTSINPWHVAQGALFEDVGQWKRPWYYPQIGEDMDAAVLRECGAVRDSVGFMDATTLGKIEIRGKDAGEFLNRIYTNAFKKLAPGSARYGVMCMADGMIFDDGVTLRLDDDRYFMTTTTGGAAKVLDWLEEWLQTEWPELDVHCTSVTEQWSTIAVVGPKSRAVLAKVAPELAKDGGLEAEAFPFMTFRETTLASGVQARVCRISFSGELAYEINVPSWYGLNTWEAVAAAGAEFNITPYGTETMHVLRAEKGYPIVGQDTDGTVTPQDAGMEWVVSKAKDFIGKRSYARADARREDRKHLVSVLPVDGTIRLPEGTQLVEKGISTSPAYGPVPMEGFVTSSYHSAALGRSFGLALIKNGRNRIGETLVAAAGDQLVDVVVAETVLFDPEGTRKDG